A region from the Bradyrhizobium erythrophlei genome encodes:
- a CDS encoding ABC transporter ATP-binding protein: MKPLRIDSMLAPAALEVRGLCKAFGDKAALCDLGFAIPEGGVTVLLGSAGAGKTTTLRLIAGVDRPNAGRVLMRGRDVTECEPKDRDIAMIFDNLALYPNKTGFANIASSLTIRGTAKAEIEQRVAEVSSRLRIAHVLNRLPKTMSGGERQRVALGRALIRKPALFLLDEPLSSLDAMLRIELRAELKRLQRDLGATFLLATPDFAEAMAVADTVVMLRAGHIVQIATAQLLYDDPADREVARFVGSPEINLLKAFYEPGILGSIRVAGASFAGLTKLRNALPKAGGPFEIGIRPEHLKLLPPEEAPIKARVFDIEPLGLKSMVTVINEGSEMRLIVDTDVAGRYGAGDVVGLDLVDRGLLAFDAVSGVRLG, translated from the coding sequence TTGAAGCCCTTGCGCATCGACTCCATGCTCGCTCCAGCGGCGCTCGAAGTCCGCGGACTTTGCAAAGCCTTTGGAGACAAGGCAGCCCTCTGCGATCTCGGTTTTGCGATTCCCGAGGGGGGGGTGACGGTTCTGCTGGGATCGGCAGGTGCTGGCAAGACCACCACACTTCGCTTGATCGCGGGTGTCGACCGACCGAATGCCGGCCGAGTTCTGATGCGCGGGCGCGATGTGACGGAGTGCGAGCCGAAGGATCGAGATATCGCGATGATCTTCGACAACCTCGCCCTTTACCCGAACAAGACAGGATTTGCCAACATCGCCAGCTCACTGACCATTCGCGGCACGGCGAAGGCAGAGATCGAGCAGCGGGTAGCGGAAGTCTCGAGCAGGTTGCGGATAGCTCACGTGCTCAATCGCCTGCCCAAAACCATGAGCGGCGGAGAGCGGCAGCGGGTAGCATTGGGACGAGCGCTGATCCGCAAGCCGGCTCTTTTCCTGCTGGACGAGCCCTTGTCCAGTCTTGACGCGATGTTGCGTATCGAATTGCGCGCCGAGCTCAAGCGATTGCAGCGCGATCTTGGTGCGACATTCCTACTCGCCACGCCGGACTTCGCCGAAGCGATGGCGGTCGCCGATACCGTCGTCATGTTGCGGGCCGGTCACATCGTGCAGATCGCGACGGCTCAATTGCTGTATGATGATCCCGCGGACCGGGAGGTGGCGAGATTTGTCGGCTCGCCGGAAATCAATCTGCTGAAGGCATTTTATGAACCCGGAATCCTCGGGTCGATCCGGGTTGCCGGAGCGTCGTTCGCCGGGCTGACAAAACTGCGAAATGCGCTTCCCAAAGCCGGCGGCCCATTCGAGATCGGCATTCGCCCGGAGCATTTGAAATTGTTGCCGCCAGAAGAAGCGCCGATCAAGGCCAGAGTTTTCGACATCGAACCGCTCGGCCTGAAATCAATGGTAACGGTCATAAACGAGGGGTCTGAGATGCGCCTGATTGTCGATACCGATGTCGCTGGTCGATATGGTGCCGGCGATGTGGTGGGACTTGACCTGGTCGATCGAGGCCTCCTGGCTTTCGATGCCGTCTCCGGCGTCCGACTGGGTTGA
- a CDS encoding ABC transporter ATP-binding protein, translated as MTVPKVEIVNLRKLFGNESFVAVDGVDFAVEAGETVALLGPSGCGKSTTLNMIVGLEQPTSGDIRIDGRSVIGIPPGKRNVGLVFQDYAVFTHMTVFENLAFGLVIRGRPKAEIAKAVHDVAELLDMRNSLNLSATELGGSELQRVAIGRTLVTKPAILLLDEPLSNLEASARLAMRRELRRLQSEIGLTIIYVTHDQIEALSLADRIAVMNAGKLQQIERTSVICKKPDHVFVAGFMGSPPMNLLRGEIIGDGTSLGFRRDGLFIRLPSSEALATDYVGQPIILGLRPESLTLAAANNATICGKVAVVEPRGPEAVVTVEAGTVSLKAVVPTAERPEEGADISLLADPSSFVFFSGETGRRLAS; from the coding sequence ATGACCGTCCCCAAGGTTGAGATCGTCAACCTGCGAAAGCTGTTTGGCAATGAGTCCTTCGTGGCTGTGGACGGCGTCGACTTCGCGGTCGAGGCCGGCGAAACCGTCGCCCTGCTCGGGCCCTCCGGTTGCGGCAAATCGACAACGCTCAATATGATCGTCGGCCTGGAGCAGCCAACCTCGGGCGATATCCGAATCGACGGCCGTTCGGTCATCGGTATTCCTCCCGGCAAGCGCAATGTGGGTCTGGTGTTTCAGGACTACGCTGTTTTTACCCACATGACGGTGTTCGAAAATCTAGCGTTCGGTCTGGTCATTCGTGGTCGACCCAAGGCGGAGATCGCTAAGGCAGTTCACGACGTTGCCGAATTGCTGGACATGCGGAATAGCCTCAACCTATCGGCTACCGAGCTCGGCGGCTCCGAGCTGCAGAGAGTGGCGATCGGACGGACGCTGGTAACCAAGCCGGCCATCCTGTTGCTCGACGAGCCCTTGTCGAACCTGGAGGCGTCGGCGCGCCTCGCAATGCGCCGCGAGCTGAGGCGTTTGCAGTCGGAGATTGGGCTCACAATCATCTATGTGACCCACGATCAGATCGAGGCGCTATCCCTGGCGGACCGAATTGCGGTGATGAATGCCGGAAAGCTGCAGCAAATCGAGCGGACATCGGTTATCTGCAAGAAGCCGGATCACGTCTTCGTCGCGGGGTTCATGGGCTCACCACCGATGAATCTCCTTCGTGGCGAGATTATTGGAGACGGCACGTCGTTGGGTTTCCGGCGTGACGGGCTTTTTATCCGGCTTCCTTCGAGCGAGGCGCTCGCCACCGATTACGTCGGTCAGCCGATCATTCTTGGCTTGAGACCGGAATCGCTGACGCTCGCGGCTGCCAACAACGCCACGATCTGCGGAAAGGTAGCGGTTGTTGAGCCGCGTGGACCGGAAGCCGTCGTGACCGTTGAAGCCGGCACCGTCTCGCTCAAGGCCGTTGTCCCTACCGCCGAGCGGCCCGAGGAAGGTGCCGACATCAGCCTCTTGGCTGACCCCTCGTCGTTCGTTTTCTTCAGCGGCGAAACTGGTCGCCGGCTTGCGTCTTGA
- a CDS encoding carbohydrate ABC transporter permease: protein MTGRKLTWPLAFVLFGALIVSLFPVFWIVMTSIKPPTDWNASPAIWLPSHPTLVNFKTLFDPDAIRAYGVGGVSQAATNSVFGSLLASVVGTALSVTIGLFAAIGISRYANGGKATPLIILSGRMFPPAAIAVPFVIIYSNVGLIDTYRGLIAIYVAGTLPFSTWMLKSFVDDLPREIEEAAMIDGRSRLMAHVFVTIPLIRGGLLATTLFVFILNWSEFMFALVLSYSNVTTIPVQLARYVTATAGTLYGVQAALAVLAMIPLILAGLLIQSHLARGMTFGAVKR, encoded by the coding sequence ATGACGGGACGCAAGCTCACTTGGCCGCTAGCATTTGTATTGTTCGGCGCATTGATCGTCAGTCTTTTTCCGGTATTCTGGATCGTCATGACCTCGATTAAGCCGCCGACGGATTGGAACGCCTCGCCGGCGATCTGGCTTCCATCGCATCCCACCCTGGTCAATTTCAAGACGCTGTTCGACCCGGACGCGATCCGCGCCTATGGCGTCGGCGGCGTAAGCCAAGCCGCAACAAATTCAGTGTTCGGCTCCCTTCTGGCCTCGGTTGTCGGAACGGCGCTATCCGTGACGATAGGCCTCTTCGCGGCTATCGGCATATCCCGGTACGCGAATGGGGGAAAGGCGACGCCTTTGATTATCCTGTCGGGACGGATGTTTCCTCCGGCGGCGATTGCGGTGCCGTTCGTCATAATCTACTCGAACGTGGGATTGATCGATACGTACCGGGGGCTGATCGCGATCTACGTTGCTGGTACGCTGCCGTTTTCGACCTGGATGCTGAAAAGCTTCGTCGATGACCTGCCTCGTGAAATCGAAGAGGCGGCCATGATTGACGGGCGGTCTCGGCTGATGGCGCATGTTTTTGTCACCATTCCACTCATTCGCGGCGGCCTGTTGGCGACGACCTTGTTTGTCTTCATTTTGAACTGGTCGGAATTCATGTTCGCGCTGGTTCTGTCCTACTCCAACGTGACGACGATCCCGGTTCAACTCGCTCGATACGTCACCGCGACGGCGGGCACGCTCTACGGTGTTCAGGCGGCGCTTGCCGTTCTGGCGATGATTCCTCTGATCCTGGCCGGCCTGCTCATCCAGTCGCATCTGGCTCGGGGAATGACGTTTGGCGCGGTGAAGCGATGA
- a CDS encoding carbohydrate ABC transporter permease, with product MNELSELRVASGSSDLTREDVQEVTSARGSLPSNRLGQLLMLPGQIVSLLVLVVPLAVAFYMSFTDWTPTHGSLWQATLVGLDNYKELLVYDTRFVEAVVRTLLISTVCLALEFVLGLSLAVLFLREFRGKAILFSAFLTPMMILPVVVGYTFWMLFQSNGPINQLLMLVFGSGAGPQWFRSAPLAISAVIITEVWHWTPLFFLILLSGLNAIPENPVRAAVILGATPRQVFWRIVLPMLKPVIIVAFVIRTMEIVKLFDEVFMLTRGGPGTSTETISLYIYKLAFADFQLAYGAAAAFLVLLGTLVLIHLLLAPIRNQLLEVRR from the coding sequence GTGAACGAATTGAGCGAGTTGCGGGTAGCATCGGGCAGTTCCGACCTCACGCGAGAGGACGTGCAGGAGGTTACCTCGGCGCGCGGCAGCCTGCCTAGCAACCGGCTTGGACAGCTTTTGATGCTTCCCGGCCAGATTGTCTCGCTATTAGTGCTGGTCGTTCCGCTTGCTGTCGCCTTTTACATGAGCTTCACCGACTGGACGCCAACCCACGGCTCGTTATGGCAGGCGACGCTCGTGGGACTCGACAACTACAAGGAACTGCTGGTTTACGACACGAGGTTCGTTGAGGCGGTCGTGCGCACCTTACTTATCTCGACGGTCTGCTTGGCGTTGGAATTCGTATTGGGTCTTTCGTTGGCGGTGTTGTTTCTTCGCGAATTCAGGGGCAAGGCAATCCTGTTTTCAGCCTTTCTGACGCCGATGATGATCCTTCCCGTTGTGGTCGGCTATACCTTCTGGATGCTGTTCCAGTCGAACGGCCCGATCAATCAATTGTTGATGCTTGTCTTTGGATCAGGGGCAGGGCCGCAATGGTTCAGGAGCGCGCCGCTCGCCATCTCGGCGGTCATCATCACGGAAGTCTGGCATTGGACACCGCTGTTCTTTCTGATCCTGCTATCCGGGCTGAATGCAATACCGGAAAATCCAGTGCGTGCCGCGGTAATCCTCGGGGCCACGCCGCGTCAGGTATTCTGGCGGATCGTGCTGCCTATGCTCAAGCCGGTCATCATCGTTGCTTTTGTCATACGCACGATGGAAATCGTAAAACTGTTCGACGAGGTGTTCATGCTGACACGCGGTGGACCGGGAACGTCGACCGAGACCATTAGCCTCTACATCTACAAGCTCGCGTTCGCGGACTTTCAACTTGCCTACGGTGCCGCTGCGGCCTTTCTCGTTCTTCTCGGTACCCTTGTCTTGATCCACTTATTGCTTGCGCCGATCCGCAACCAACTGCTGGAGGTGAGGCGATGA
- a CDS encoding ABC transporter substrate-binding protein has translation MNRNVDEIKTTIGKYEAGEIDRRSFVRSLTMLGVSTFVANAVLQSPLGASKAFAAIGGSEERAWALAKEAAAKATKKTLTLLIPTGSIGNMTPYVEKWKNELGITLEFIEEPDEVVHTKGMQEAVAKTGRYDVMMPTAMSYPDWIDSGVIFDLTDWVEKHNPEIFDKEWGVVFPASHHAQLYNGRVAGLLNDGDQITLLCRDDHLKNPTKMKAFADKFGYPLGVPKTWGEYYNLAQFMHDPANKFYGSLEYRSRYYVKWMFMQRLISKGRLYFDQDMNPTFNSDEGLAALEDMLAVNQYLHPDAFSFIWSSNYNSFGRGEGFMNIVWPSGFKYSKAPSTGPATTGKIAATVMPADKLKDGSLLYAGLFCWGYGYAVSKYSANPELAYAYAQWMTSPTISADAIPYLGGYSDPYRKNHMLAPTQRLKDAYSPEYLQTLYDNMVNTVPDFCLPGGFEYQDALDKEVHACMTGDKKPKVALDDASRAFDRITRRIGKDKVKQSWLALTKNLAEPIRKASGASKWS, from the coding sequence ATGAACCGCAACGTTGATGAGATCAAAACTACGATTGGAAAGTATGAGGCCGGCGAAATCGATCGACGCAGTTTCGTGCGTTCGCTGACCATGCTTGGCGTCTCGACGTTTGTCGCCAACGCCGTGCTGCAGTCGCCACTCGGAGCGTCGAAGGCGTTCGCAGCCATCGGCGGATCGGAAGAGAGGGCGTGGGCGCTCGCCAAGGAAGCGGCCGCGAAGGCAACCAAGAAGACGCTGACGTTGTTGATCCCGACCGGTTCGATCGGCAACATGACGCCCTATGTCGAGAAGTGGAAGAACGAGCTGGGCATCACGCTGGAGTTCATCGAGGAGCCCGATGAAGTCGTTCATACCAAGGGCATGCAGGAGGCTGTTGCCAAGACCGGCCGCTACGACGTGATGATGCCGACGGCGATGTCCTATCCGGACTGGATCGACTCTGGTGTCATTTTCGATCTGACGGACTGGGTCGAGAAGCACAACCCCGAAATCTTCGATAAGGAATGGGGAGTCGTCTTTCCCGCTAGTCATCATGCCCAACTCTATAACGGTCGCGTCGCCGGACTTCTGAACGACGGTGATCAGATCACGCTATTGTGCCGCGACGATCACCTGAAGAATCCGACCAAAATGAAGGCGTTTGCCGACAAATTCGGCTATCCGCTGGGCGTACCGAAGACCTGGGGTGAGTATTACAATCTTGCACAATTCATGCATGACCCCGCCAACAAGTTCTACGGCAGTCTGGAATATCGGTCGCGCTACTATGTCAAATGGATGTTCATGCAGCGGCTGATCTCGAAGGGACGGCTGTACTTCGACCAGGATATGAATCCGACGTTTAATTCGGATGAAGGTCTGGCCGCCCTGGAAGATATGCTGGCGGTCAATCAGTATCTTCATCCCGATGCGTTCAGCTTCATCTGGTCGTCGAACTACAATTCGTTCGGCCGTGGCGAGGGCTTCATGAATATTGTCTGGCCGTCGGGCTTCAAATATTCGAAGGCGCCGTCGACCGGACCGGCTACGACAGGCAAAATTGCTGCCACGGTCATGCCGGCCGATAAGCTCAAGGACGGCAGTCTGCTCTATGCGGGTCTATTCTGTTGGGGCTACGGCTACGCGGTCTCCAAGTATTCGGCGAATCCCGAGCTCGCTTACGCTTACGCCCAGTGGATGACGTCGCCGACCATCTCAGCTGATGCCATTCCGTATCTTGGCGGCTATTCCGATCCCTACCGCAAGAACCATATGCTGGCCCCCACGCAGCGGTTGAAGGATGCGTATTCGCCGGAATACCTGCAGACCCTGTACGACAACATGGTCAACACCGTGCCTGACTTCTGTCTACCGGGTGGATTCGAATACCAGGACGCACTCGACAAGGAGGTGCATGCCTGCATGACCGGAGACAAGAAGCCGAAGGTCGCGCTCGACGACGCTTCACGTGCGTTTGACCGCATTACCCGCCGTATCGGCAAGGACAAGGTGAAGCAGTCCTGGCTGGCGCTCACAAAGAATCTCGCCGAGCCGATCAGAAAAGCCAGTGGCGCGAGCAAGTGGAGCTGA
- a CDS encoding PLP-dependent aminotransferase family protein, translated as MSKTAVTGSLIGFQLEDGSALPKYQQIADHLRGAIESGRIPAGIKLPSTRVFAEEIGVSRNVILQAFDRLIDEGFLSSRIGDGTYVLEPTGGHGRSPLETKTSSVGQRYPFRSLSRRGKSLTASATDAFPERPTTFMPDLPDLREFPIKTWLRLLNETSGRLRGEILADTSNAGYEPLRRAIARHLNIFRGMTCTSEQIIITTGSQQSLDLVSRMLFDPGDPVWLEEPGYVGTRSIFKGNGASLCPVEVDDQGLCIEEALAKHPSPRLIFTSSSRHYPLGATLSLQRRSALIELASRCGAWIVEDDYDNEFRYVGHTPTSIHGLDIGQRTIHLGTFSKILLPSFRLGYVVVPPDLAEPFAKARAVVDRHASLIEQMVLSEFMHRGLFVAHIRRMRSLYRARQVRLIGGLNEIFDNGLRLSSTDTGMHVIIPLDQAADDQEIARKAMDYGVVLRPLSPYYAGRTKRQGLLLGFSAYNVDEIEQGLARLSKLRTTINPVLAT; from the coding sequence ATGTCTAAGACAGCAGTCACTGGATCGTTGATCGGATTTCAATTGGAAGACGGCTCTGCTCTTCCAAAGTATCAGCAGATCGCCGACCACCTGCGCGGTGCTATTGAGAGTGGACGCATACCGGCCGGCATTAAGTTGCCGTCGACTCGCGTTTTCGCCGAGGAGATCGGCGTATCGCGCAACGTGATCTTGCAGGCGTTCGATCGACTCATCGATGAGGGCTTCTTGTCCAGCCGTATTGGCGACGGGACTTATGTGCTGGAGCCCACCGGCGGGCATGGTCGGTCGCCACTTGAAACAAAGACTTCATCCGTGGGACAACGATATCCGTTCAGATCGTTGTCACGCAGGGGTAAGAGCCTTACGGCGTCGGCCACGGATGCTTTCCCGGAACGTCCCACGACATTCATGCCGGACCTTCCGGATCTGCGCGAGTTTCCGATCAAAACCTGGCTACGCCTGCTAAACGAGACGTCGGGTCGGCTTCGCGGTGAGATTCTCGCCGATACATCCAATGCTGGTTACGAGCCCCTGCGGCGGGCTATTGCGCGGCATCTCAACATCTTCCGCGGTATGACCTGCACGTCTGAGCAGATCATTATCACCACGGGTTCCCAGCAGAGTCTTGATCTGGTCAGCCGCATGCTGTTCGACCCTGGCGATCCGGTCTGGCTCGAAGAGCCCGGGTATGTCGGCACCCGTTCGATTTTTAAGGGCAATGGCGCTTCGCTGTGTCCTGTCGAGGTCGATGACCAAGGCCTCTGCATCGAAGAGGCACTTGCCAAACACCCATCGCCGCGCCTGATTTTTACGTCGTCTTCGCGTCACTATCCCTTGGGCGCAACGCTTTCGCTCCAACGACGCTCTGCCCTCATCGAACTCGCGAGCCGTTGCGGCGCCTGGATCGTCGAAGATGATTACGATAACGAATTTCGTTATGTCGGTCATACCCCAACCTCGATTCACGGGCTGGACATTGGACAACGCACCATCCATCTGGGGACGTTCTCGAAGATTCTGCTTCCGTCATTCCGCTTAGGCTACGTCGTGGTGCCGCCCGATCTTGCCGAACCCTTTGCCAAGGCGCGGGCGGTGGTCGATCGCCACGCCTCGCTCATTGAGCAAATGGTGCTTTCGGAATTCATGCACCGTGGTCTGTTCGTCGCCCATATCCGACGGATGCGGAGCCTTTATAGAGCGCGCCAGGTTAGGCTGATTGGTGGACTAAACGAAATTTTCGACAATGGGCTTCGTCTTTCTTCAACCGACACCGGCATGCACGTCATCATACCGCTCGACCAGGCCGCTGACGATCAGGAGATCGCGCGCAAAGCTATGGACTATGGCGTTGTGCTCCGTCCGCTGTCACCCTACTACGCAGGTCGAACGAAACGTCAGGGGCTTCTGCTTGGCTTTTCAGCTTACAACGTCGACGAAATCGAACAGGGACTCGCGCGCTTGTCCAAACTAAGAACGACAATAAATCCCGTGCTTGCGACTTAA
- a CDS encoding pyridoxamine 5'-phosphate oxidase family protein — MNASNEASKPVEPSSERTRLKRYHWLAKYDRDTINAIIDAGIVCQIGYVIDSMPYVTPTNHWRIDDYIYWHGSSASRMLKTHQEGIPVCFSVTHLDGIVFSRAAFNHNVNFRSVMAFGKAEFCEDEVKRHALEIFTDRLAPGLWDYARKPAEQEWKATKVIRMKLDEVSAKVSDGLPDEEPEDCISNRWAGSVGLRLVQLPPVPDPKLRKGIEMPSFIKNFRYLK, encoded by the coding sequence ATGAATGCCAGCAATGAAGCTTCCAAGCCCGTGGAACCATCGAGCGAGCGGACACGGCTGAAGAGGTATCATTGGTTAGCCAAGTACGATCGAGATACGATCAATGCGATTATCGACGCTGGTATCGTCTGCCAGATCGGCTATGTGATCGACTCGATGCCTTATGTGACGCCGACCAATCACTGGCGTATTGATGACTACATTTATTGGCATGGCTCCTCTGCCAGCCGGATGCTGAAAACGCATCAGGAAGGCATTCCAGTCTGCTTCAGCGTCACGCATTTGGATGGGATCGTCTTCTCCCGCGCGGCATTCAACCACAACGTCAATTTCCGTTCAGTGATGGCGTTCGGGAAGGCGGAATTCTGTGAGGACGAGGTCAAGCGTCATGCGCTCGAGATCTTTACCGACAGGCTGGCACCAGGTCTTTGGGACTATGCCCGAAAGCCAGCCGAGCAGGAATGGAAGGCGACCAAGGTGATCCGAATGAAACTGGATGAGGTATCGGCTAAGGTTAGCGACGGTCTTCCCGATGAGGAGCCAGAAGATTGCATTTCCAACAGGTGGGCCGGATCAGTCGGACTGCGGCTGGTACAGCTTCCGCCCGTTCCTGATCCGAAGCTGCGGAAAGGCATCGAAATGCCAAGCTTCATCAAGAACTTTCGCTATCTGAAATAG
- a CDS encoding LysR family transcriptional regulator — protein sequence MIDWDDIRYFLAVSRGGSVRAAAKSLGVNHATVLRRIAQLEERLGALMFEKLPAGYRLTAAGEEVLELAKQMEASSLKLETRVLGRDQSVRGLLRVTLAPTLATHLLMPDLADFARQHPDIEMEILASGELANLTNREADVAIRVVYDRKTLPLNLHGLKGPELFGGVYMSRDRLAAWRAGAPDPIRWIVISIYGIPEWAREGEVRATGVPFRTTDGEAQIVAVRQGLGMTTLPCFVGDADPLLVRVSGTDLHMHGTLWLLTQGETRKTKRVRLFTEFVSRSLAAHAPLLAGLSVSRD from the coding sequence ATGATCGACTGGGATGACATTCGCTACTTTCTTGCCGTCTCGCGCGGAGGCTCTGTTCGGGCTGCCGCCAAGAGCCTTGGTGTGAACCACGCGACCGTGCTGCGACGCATCGCCCAGCTTGAGGAACGTCTTGGGGCGCTCATGTTCGAAAAGCTGCCTGCGGGCTACCGCCTGACGGCTGCGGGCGAGGAGGTCCTCGAACTCGCGAAGCAGATGGAAGCGTCGTCGCTTAAATTGGAGACGCGCGTCTTGGGTCGCGACCAGAGCGTGCGCGGACTTCTGCGGGTGACATTGGCACCCACCCTCGCGACACACCTGCTGATGCCGGACCTCGCCGATTTCGCGCGTCAGCATCCGGACATCGAGATGGAAATCCTGGCGTCCGGCGAGTTGGCAAATCTGACCAACCGGGAGGCCGATGTCGCGATCCGCGTCGTCTACGACCGCAAAACCCTGCCGCTCAATCTTCATGGCCTGAAGGGACCGGAGCTGTTCGGCGGCGTCTACATGTCCCGCGATCGACTGGCCGCGTGGCGTGCGGGCGCGCCGGACCCCATCCGGTGGATCGTGATAAGCATTTATGGCATCCCGGAATGGGCCCGCGAGGGTGAGGTTCGTGCCACAGGAGTTCCGTTCAGGACCACGGACGGCGAGGCGCAGATCGTTGCAGTACGGCAAGGGCTCGGGATGACGACACTGCCGTGCTTCGTCGGAGATGCCGACCCCCTATTGGTGAGGGTGTCGGGCACCGACCTGCACATGCATGGAACGCTCTGGCTTCTCACACAGGGGGAGACACGCAAGACGAAGCGCGTGCGGCTCTTCACGGAGTTCGTATCCCGCAGTCTCGCCGCGCACGCTCCGCTTCTCGCGGGGCTGTCCGTATCGCGCGACTGA